In Natronococcus occultus SP4, the following proteins share a genomic window:
- a CDS encoding FxLYD domain-containing protein: MYRRAFLALAAAVSVSGCLEYFTEDAEEITEPGDVEIVWDDLVRDDPGTDEERVYVWGVVRNAGERTLSYVEIRVTFFDAEGEELESVIENVEENVAEDEEWPFDAEFPHFGEAAAAVADYELEPATGV, translated from the coding sequence ATGTATCGCCGCGCGTTCCTGGCGCTCGCCGCCGCGGTGTCGGTGTCGGGCTGTCTCGAGTACTTCACCGAGGACGCCGAGGAGATCACCGAACCCGGCGACGTCGAGATCGTCTGGGACGACCTCGTGCGCGACGACCCCGGAACCGACGAGGAGCGCGTCTACGTCTGGGGAGTCGTCAGGAACGCGGGCGAGCGGACCCTCTCGTACGTCGAGATCCGGGTCACGTTTTTCGACGCCGAGGGCGAGGAGCTAGAGAGCGTCATCGAGAACGTCGAGGAGAACGTCGCCGAGGACGAGGAGTGGCCGTTCGACGCCGAGTTCCCCCACTTCGGCGAGGCCGCCGCCGCGGTCGCAGACTACGAACTCGAGCCGGCGACGGGTGTCTGA